CTCGGCGCTCAAGCGCGGGCGCATCAAGACCCGGCTGCTCAAGCAGGAAAAGGAGCTGCGCCAGCAAGCGGTGCACGCATGACGCGCGTGCGCACCACCGCCGCCGTGCTGCGCCGCCGCGCGCTGTGCCTGGCGGCGGCCGCGCTGCTTGCGGCCTGCGCCGCGCCGCGCTGGCAGCAGCCGGGCACGCCGCTGCCCGAGGTGCTGGCCGCGCTCGGCCAGCCCACGCTCACGCTGGCCTTGCCGGGCGGCGGGCAGCGACTGATCTACAGCAGCGAGCCCGCGGGCCGGCAGGTGCTGCAGGCCGAGTTCGACGCCGGCCAGCGGCTCGTCGCGCTGCATCAGGTGATGAACGAGGCGCGCTTCATGGCGCTGCGCCCCGGCGTGGACACGCGCACCACGGTGCTGCAGACCTTCGGGCCGCCCGCCCTGGTGGAGCAGGTGGTCAGCTTCAGGGGCGACATCTGGACCTACCGCCTGCTGGAGAACTTCATCGCGCGCCAGGCCCACGTGCACATCGACCCGGCCGGCGTGGTGCAGCGCGTGATGTTCACCGACGAAGAGCCGGACGAGCGCTTCCTGCGGCTGCGCTGAGGACCGCCCTGCCATGCGCCTGGCCTTTGCCGGTACCCCCGAATTTGCCCAGCAGGCCTTGCAGGCGCTGCTGGACGCGGGCCTGCAGGTGGCGCTGGTGCTGACCCAGCCCGACCGCCCTGCGGGGCGCGGCATGCAGTTGCAGGCCTCGCCCGTCAAGCAGTGCGCGCTGCGCCACGGCCTGGCGCTGGCGCAGCCGCGCAGCCTGCGCCTCGATGGTCGCTACCCCGAGGACGCGGCCCAGGCGCGCGCGGCGCTGCTGCAGGCCGACGTCGACGCCATGGTGGTCGCCGCCTATGGCCTGATCCTGCCGCAATGGGTGCTCGATGCGCCGCGCCTGGGCTGCCTGAACATCCACGCCAGCCTGCTGCCGCGCTGGCGCGGCGCGGCGCCGATACACCGCGCGATCGAGGCGGGTGACGCCGAAACCGGCGTGACCATCATGCAGATGGACGCGGGCCTGGACACCGGCCCCATGCTGCTGCGCGAAGCGCTGCCGATCGCGCCGCGCGACACCACGGGCAGCCTGCACGACAAGCTGGCGCGCCTGGGCGGCGAGCTGATCGTGCGCAGCTTCAAGGAACTGGCCGAAGGCGGCCTGCAGCCCACGCCCCAGCCCGAGGAAGGCGTGAGCTACGCGCACAAGGTCAGCAAGGCGGAAAGCCTGATTGACTGGTCGCGCCCGGCCGCGGCGATAGAGCGGCAGGTGCGCGCCTTCAACCCCTTCCCGGTGGCGCAGACCGAGCATGCGGGCGCTGCGCTCAAGGTCTGGGACTGCGAAATTGATAGCTATTCGCGTAATACGGACGGGCGTTACGGCCGGATTTTGCTTGTAAACGAAGCTGGTGTGCGCGTGGCCTGCGGCGAGGGCACGGCGCTCCGGCTCACCGCCTTGCAGCGCGCGGGCGGCAAGCGCCTGGCGGCGGCCGAATTCCTGCGTGGGCACGCCCTGGACGTGGGCGACGTGCTCGGCGGGCGGGGCGCGTGAGCGGGCGCGCTGCGGCCTGGTCCGCGCTGCTCGCGCTGCTGCGCAGCCCGCACTACCGCCTGGGCGTGCTGGACATGGCGGGCCTGGCGCTGGGCATCTCCGCCTGGGGTCTGGTCACCGGCGTGGCCATGGTCAAGACCGGCATGGGCGTGACCATGGCCGTCATCATGACGCTGACCGTGTACGCCGGCAGCGCCCAACTGGCGGTGTTGCCGCTCATGGCCTCGGGCGCGCCGCTGTGGGTCATCTGGCTCACCGCGGCCTGCGTGAACCTGCGCTTCGTGATCTTCAGCAGCCTGTGGCGCGACTATTTCGGCGGGCTGCCGCGCTGGCACCGCATCGCCCTGGGCTATGTGAGCGGCGACGTGATCTTCGTCGGCTTTCTCAAGCGCTTTCCCAAGCCCGAGCCCCGGCCCGAGCAGGTGCCGTATTTCTGGGGCGCGGCGACGACGCTCTGGCTGGCCTGGCAGCTGTCCTCGCTTGCCGGCATCGTGCTGGCCAATGCGATCCCGCTGCACTGGGGCCTGGGCTTT
The DNA window shown above is from Comamonas sp. NLF-1-9 and carries:
- the fmt gene encoding methionyl-tRNA formyltransferase, translated to MRLAFAGTPEFAQQALQALLDAGLQVALVLTQPDRPAGRGMQLQASPVKQCALRHGLALAQPRSLRLDGRYPEDAAQARAALLQADVDAMVVAAYGLILPQWVLDAPRLGCLNIHASLLPRWRGAAPIHRAIEAGDAETGVTIMQMDAGLDTGPMLLREALPIAPRDTTGSLHDKLARLGGELIVRSFKELAEGGLQPTPQPEEGVSYAHKVSKAESLIDWSRPAAAIERQVRAFNPFPVAQTEHAGAALKVWDCEIDSYSRNTDGRYGRILLVNEAGVRVACGEGTALRLTALQRAGGKRLAAAEFLRGHALDVGDVLGGRGA
- a CDS encoding AzlC family ABC transporter permease, producing MAGLALGISAWGLVTGVAMVKTGMGVTMAVIMTLTVYAGSAQLAVLPLMASGAPLWVIWLTAACVNLRFVIFSSLWRDYFGGLPRWHRIALGYVSGDVIFVGFLKRFPKPEPRPEQVPYFWGAATTLWLAWQLSSLAGIVLANAIPLHWGLGFAGVLALLGILLAMLVDRPSWLATLTGCSAAVAAYALPLKLNILLAVAVAVAVGLAAEALERSLRRNRQRAGAQTPP